The following proteins are co-located in the Sphingorhabdus lutea genome:
- a CDS encoding succinylglutamate desuccinylase/aspartoacylase family protein produces the protein MNNEKQPKNIINVEPSKDKSSKVKSSKDKLGKDKVPKVKAAPFIISGESIAPGTARRVALPVSDLSAGMQANLEVHVVHGRYKGPTIFISAAIHGDEITGTEIIRRVIAKLRPKALAGTILCLPVVNMFGFIAQQRYLPDRRDLNRCFPGSKKGSLGSQLAYIFTSEIVDRCSLGIDIHSAAQHRYNLPQIRIDAGSERLAELAKAFAPPAIIVSALRDGSLRAMAKERGVEMLLMEAGEALRIDDFSVNIGVIGIFRVLQNMGMIKTKRLGKVAAKPARAKGSFWLRASRGGLCKMLKTSGNAVKKGEVIAEISDIFGECPEELTCPADGLIIGHSNLPIVNQGDALFHIAEVKLFDDVEERIEKLSDAIFSETLLDEDELL, from the coding sequence ATGAATAATGAAAAGCAGCCAAAAAATATAATAAATGTAGAGCCGTCTAAAGATAAGTCGTCTAAAGTTAAGTCGTCTAAAGATAAGCTGGGCAAGGATAAAGTGCCCAAAGTAAAAGCCGCACCCTTTATCATCTCTGGAGAGAGTATCGCGCCTGGGACAGCGCGGCGTGTCGCCCTTCCGGTCAGCGACCTTTCCGCCGGTATGCAGGCAAATTTAGAAGTGCATGTGGTGCATGGCAGATATAAAGGCCCCACTATTTTTATCAGCGCCGCAATACATGGCGATGAAATTACCGGCACAGAGATTATCCGGCGTGTAATTGCAAAACTGCGTCCCAAGGCGCTTGCGGGGACGATTTTGTGCCTGCCCGTCGTCAATATGTTTGGATTTATTGCACAGCAAAGATATTTGCCCGACAGGCGCGATTTAAATCGGTGCTTTCCTGGTTCTAAAAAAGGTTCACTTGGTTCACAGCTTGCCTATATTTTCACCTCAGAAATTGTGGATCGATGCTCGCTGGGCATTGATATTCACTCTGCGGCGCAGCATAGATATAATTTGCCGCAAATCCGCATTGATGCGGGCAGCGAACGGCTTGCCGAATTGGCAAAGGCCTTTGCCCCGCCTGCCATTATCGTTTCTGCGCTACGCGATGGTTCTTTGCGAGCCATGGCAAAGGAGCGCGGGGTGGAAATGTTGTTGATGGAGGCGGGAGAGGCGCTGCGCATTGATGATTTTTCGGTTAATATTGGGGTGATTGGTATTTTCCGTGTCCTGCAAAATATGGGGATGATAAAAACCAAAAGATTGGGCAAGGTGGCGGCAAAGCCGGCCCGTGCAAAGGGCAGTTTTTGGCTTCGCGCCAGCCGTGGGGGATTGTGCAAAATGTTAAAAACATCGGGCAATGCGGTTAAAAAGGGGGAGGTAATAGCCGAAATTTCCGATATATTTGGCGAGTGTCCAGAAGAATTAACCTGTCCTGCCGATGGTTTAATTATTGGCCATTCAAATTTGCCAATTGTGAATCAGGGCGATGCATTATTCCATATTGCCGAGGTTAAATTATTTGATGATGTGGAGGAAAGGATTGAAAAATTATCCGATGCAATTTTCAGCGAAACTTTATTAGATGAAGATGAGCTTTTGTAA
- a CDS encoding DUF2256 domain-containing protein produces the protein MGRYTKSTLPQKICAACARPFAWRKKWEKNWDDVKYCSDRCRRKR, from the coding sequence ATGGGCCGCTATACAAAATCTACCTTGCCGCAAAAAATATGTGCGGCATGCGCCCGCCCCTTTGCATGGCGCAAAAAATGGGAAAAAAATTGGGATGATGTAAAATATTGTTCCGATAGATGCCGGCGCAAAAGATGA
- a CDS encoding DNA gyrase inhibitor YacG, producing the protein MDKISGTKCPSCRKNSNSEFAPFCSAGCKDRDLLRWLGEGYRIAGERVDPMAMDQFSDDE; encoded by the coding sequence ATGGATAAAATATCAGGAACAAAATGTCCCTCGTGCCGAAAAAATAGCAATAGCGAATTTGCACCATTTTGCAGTGCAGGATGCAAGGATAGGGACCTTTTGCGTTGGTTGGGCGAGGGATATCGGATTGCTGGAGAGCGTGTCGACCCGATGGCGATGGACCAATTTTCGGACGATGAATAA